One genomic region from Anguilla rostrata isolate EN2019 chromosome 2, ASM1855537v3, whole genome shotgun sequence encodes:
- the polg2 gene encoding DNA polymerase subunit gamma-2 isoform X2 translates to MLTHCVRTQVFFLRRPKMPSPLPCRFTNPLQFWRDCASLPSDTGDTDHIKTFIELCSDRYYIIRDTRNWDSFRRGINCRYGPLGMELRKGMLDKWWASVVMSRAQVFGISTMHLTRTTSATAESTLKLVESNALDCTVNQKGLPWDQARDTLKRQLQGSPTVRTNLLQGALEQYLSSLELVNRRLPFGLAETGVCYQALEEQTNGPAEFTQASLVWFCSPRTSSQWLDYWARQRLQWWRKFALGPSSFSCSDVSDGEEGERASRGVRILYHFPWGAEPLETLWNLGDAELLQTHKGSRAKLQCRDGRKSVVPHVISVSGNVDRGVLAYLHNSLQEIRKTDSKQRLHKRKVLKLHPSLAPVKVALDMGRGPTVDLRQVCEGLLQELLEGGITAWPGYLETMPSSMEQLNTKYDEMGVLFTIAITDGTLESGLVLVRSRDTTIKETMHISKVKAFLAKYISASENI, encoded by the exons ATGCTAACGCATTGTGTAAGAACGCAAGTTTTCTTCTTGAGGAGACCTAAAATGCCATCGCCATTGCCATGTAGATTTACGAATCCCCTCCAATTTTGGAGAGACTGTGCAAGTTTGCCGTCTGACACTGGCGACACTGATCACATTAAGACATTCATTGAACTCTGTTCAGACCGCTATTACATAATCCGTGACACACGCAATTGGGACTCCTTTCGTCGCGGCATCAACTGTCGTTATGGACCCTTGGGAATGGAACTGAGGAAGGGTATGCTGGATAAGTGGTGGGCTTCAGTGGTGATGTCCCGGGCGCAGGTGTTCGGGATCAGTACTATGCATCTGACCAGGACCACGTCTGCAACAGCGGAGAGCACTCTGAAGTTAGTCGAAAGCAATGCCCTGGACTGTACTGTAAACCAAAAGGGATTGCCCTGGGACCAGGCTAGAGACACTTTGAAGAGGCAACTGCAGGGCAGCCCAACAGTGCGGACTAATCTGCTGCAAG GTGCTTTGGAGCAGTATTTGTCTTCCTTGGAGCTGGTGAACAGGAGGTTGCCATTTGGCCTGGCAGAGACGGGTGTGTGCTACCAGGCTTTGGAGGAGCAGACCAATGGGCCTG CTGAGTTTACGCAGGCCTCACTGGTCTGGTTCTGTTCCCCTCGCACCTCCTCCCAGTGGTTGGACTACTGGGCACGCCAGCGGCTGCAGTGGTGGCGAAAA TTTGCCTTGGGCCCCTccagcttcagctgcagtgacGTTTCGGACGGGGAAGAGGGCGAGAGAGCGTCTCGCGGAGTCAGGATACTGTACCACTTCCCTTGGGGCGCAGAGCCACTGGAGACGCTGTGGAACCTGGGGGATGCGGAGCTGCTGCAGACCCACAAGGGTAGCCGTGCCAAGCTGCAG TGTAGAGACGGGAGGAAGTCCGTGGTGCCTCACGTCATCTCTGTGAGCGGGAACGTAGACCGTGGTGTTTTGGCATACCTGCACAACTCTCTACAGGAGATTAGGAAAACGGACAGTAAACAGAGACTGCACAAGAGAaag GTGCTGAAGCTGCATCCCAGTTTGGCCCCAGTTAAAGTCGCTTTGGATATGGGCCGGGGGCCTACAGTGGATCTGCGACAG gtttGTGAGGGTTTACTTCAGGAGTTACTGGAAGGAGGGATAACAGCATGGCCTGGTTACCTGGAGACTATGCCATCCTCCATGGAGCAGCTCAACACCAA GTATGATGAGATGGGGGTGTTGTTCACCATAGCGATCACCGACGGCACACTGGAGAGTGGCCTGGTTCTGGTGAGGAGCCGAGACACCACCATAAAAGAGACCATGCACATCTCCAAGGTCAAAGCGTTTCTCGCCAAGTACATCAGTGCATCGGAAAATATCTGA
- the polg2 gene encoding DNA polymerase subunit gamma-2 isoform X1 — protein MLTHCVRTQVFFLRRPKMPSPLPCRFTNPLQFWRDCASLPSDTGDTDHIKTFIELCSDRYYIIRDTRNWDSFRRGINCRYGPLGMELRKGMLDKWWASVVMSRAQVFGISTMHLTRTTSATAESTLKLVESNALDCTVNQKGLPWDQARDTLKRQLQGSPTVRTNLLQGALEQYLSSLELVNRRLPFGLAETGVCYQALEEQTNGPGCPAEFTQASLVWFCSPRTSSQWLDYWARQRLQWWRKFALGPSSFSCSDVSDGEEGERASRGVRILYHFPWGAEPLETLWNLGDAELLQTHKGSRAKLQCRDGRKSVVPHVISVSGNVDRGVLAYLHNSLQEIRKTDSKQRLHKRKVLKLHPSLAPVKVALDMGRGPTVDLRQVCEGLLQELLEGGITAWPGYLETMPSSMEQLNTKYDEMGVLFTIAITDGTLESGLVLVRSRDTTIKETMHISKVKAFLAKYISASENI, from the exons ATGCTAACGCATTGTGTAAGAACGCAAGTTTTCTTCTTGAGGAGACCTAAAATGCCATCGCCATTGCCATGTAGATTTACGAATCCCCTCCAATTTTGGAGAGACTGTGCAAGTTTGCCGTCTGACACTGGCGACACTGATCACATTAAGACATTCATTGAACTCTGTTCAGACCGCTATTACATAATCCGTGACACACGCAATTGGGACTCCTTTCGTCGCGGCATCAACTGTCGTTATGGACCCTTGGGAATGGAACTGAGGAAGGGTATGCTGGATAAGTGGTGGGCTTCAGTGGTGATGTCCCGGGCGCAGGTGTTCGGGATCAGTACTATGCATCTGACCAGGACCACGTCTGCAACAGCGGAGAGCACTCTGAAGTTAGTCGAAAGCAATGCCCTGGACTGTACTGTAAACCAAAAGGGATTGCCCTGGGACCAGGCTAGAGACACTTTGAAGAGGCAACTGCAGGGCAGCCCAACAGTGCGGACTAATCTGCTGCAAG GTGCTTTGGAGCAGTATTTGTCTTCCTTGGAGCTGGTGAACAGGAGGTTGCCATTTGGCCTGGCAGAGACGGGTGTGTGCTACCAGGCTTTGGAGGAGCAGACCAATGGGCCTGGTTG CCCAGCTGAGTTTACGCAGGCCTCACTGGTCTGGTTCTGTTCCCCTCGCACCTCCTCCCAGTGGTTGGACTACTGGGCACGCCAGCGGCTGCAGTGGTGGCGAAAA TTTGCCTTGGGCCCCTccagcttcagctgcagtgacGTTTCGGACGGGGAAGAGGGCGAGAGAGCGTCTCGCGGAGTCAGGATACTGTACCACTTCCCTTGGGGCGCAGAGCCACTGGAGACGCTGTGGAACCTGGGGGATGCGGAGCTGCTGCAGACCCACAAGGGTAGCCGTGCCAAGCTGCAG TGTAGAGACGGGAGGAAGTCCGTGGTGCCTCACGTCATCTCTGTGAGCGGGAACGTAGACCGTGGTGTTTTGGCATACCTGCACAACTCTCTACAGGAGATTAGGAAAACGGACAGTAAACAGAGACTGCACAAGAGAaag GTGCTGAAGCTGCATCCCAGTTTGGCCCCAGTTAAAGTCGCTTTGGATATGGGCCGGGGGCCTACAGTGGATCTGCGACAG gtttGTGAGGGTTTACTTCAGGAGTTACTGGAAGGAGGGATAACAGCATGGCCTGGTTACCTGGAGACTATGCCATCCTCCATGGAGCAGCTCAACACCAA GTATGATGAGATGGGGGTGTTGTTCACCATAGCGATCACCGACGGCACACTGGAGAGTGGCCTGGTTCTGGTGAGGAGCCGAGACACCACCATAAAAGAGACCATGCACATCTCCAAGGTCAAAGCGTTTCTCGCCAAGTACATCAGTGCATCGGAAAATATCTGA
- the polg2 gene encoding DNA polymerase subunit gamma-2 isoform X3, with protein sequence MGLVAEFTQASLVWFCSPRTSSQWLDYWARQRLQWWRKFALGPSSFSCSDVSDGEEGERASRGVRILYHFPWGAEPLETLWNLGDAELLQTHKGSRAKLQCRDGRKSVVPHVISVSGNVDRGVLAYLHNSLQEIRKTDSKQRLHKRKVLKLHPSLAPVKVALDMGRGPTVDLRQVCEGLLQELLEGGITAWPGYLETMPSSMEQLNTKYDEMGVLFTIAITDGTLESGLVLVRSRDTTIKETMHISKVKAFLAKYISASENI encoded by the exons ATGGGCCTGGTTG CTGAGTTTACGCAGGCCTCACTGGTCTGGTTCTGTTCCCCTCGCACCTCCTCCCAGTGGTTGGACTACTGGGCACGCCAGCGGCTGCAGTGGTGGCGAAAA TTTGCCTTGGGCCCCTccagcttcagctgcagtgacGTTTCGGACGGGGAAGAGGGCGAGAGAGCGTCTCGCGGAGTCAGGATACTGTACCACTTCCCTTGGGGCGCAGAGCCACTGGAGACGCTGTGGAACCTGGGGGATGCGGAGCTGCTGCAGACCCACAAGGGTAGCCGTGCCAAGCTGCAG TGTAGAGACGGGAGGAAGTCCGTGGTGCCTCACGTCATCTCTGTGAGCGGGAACGTAGACCGTGGTGTTTTGGCATACCTGCACAACTCTCTACAGGAGATTAGGAAAACGGACAGTAAACAGAGACTGCACAAGAGAaag GTGCTGAAGCTGCATCCCAGTTTGGCCCCAGTTAAAGTCGCTTTGGATATGGGCCGGGGGCCTACAGTGGATCTGCGACAG gtttGTGAGGGTTTACTTCAGGAGTTACTGGAAGGAGGGATAACAGCATGGCCTGGTTACCTGGAGACTATGCCATCCTCCATGGAGCAGCTCAACACCAA GTATGATGAGATGGGGGTGTTGTTCACCATAGCGATCACCGACGGCACACTGGAGAGTGGCCTGGTTCTGGTGAGGAGCCGAGACACCACCATAAAAGAGACCATGCACATCTCCAAGGTCAAAGCGTTTCTCGCCAAGTACATCAGTGCATCGGAAAATATCTGA
- the ddx5 gene encoding probable ATP-dependent RNA helicase DDX5 isoform X1 has product MPGFSDRDRGRDRGYGGAPRFGGSRGGPPQGKFGNPGERLRKKHWNMDELPKFEKNFYQEHPDVTRRSAQEVEQYRRTKEVTVKGRDCPNPMLKFHEASFPTYVIDVITKQNFTDPTPIQSQGWPLALSGKDMVGIAQTGSGKTLAYLLPAIVHINHQPFLEHGDGPICLVLAPTRELAQQVQQVAAEYGRASRLKSTCIYGGAPKGPQIRDLERGVEICIATPGRLIDFLEVGKTNLRRCTYLVLDEADRMLDMGFEPQIRKIVDQIRPDRQTLMWSATWPKEVRQLAEDFLKDYVQINVGALQLSANHNILQIVDVCNDGEKDDKLLRLLEEIMSEKENKTIIFVETKRRCDDLTRRMRRDGWPAMGIHGDKSQQERDWVLNEFKYGKAPILIATDVASRGLDVEDVKFVINYDYPNSSEDYIHRIGRTARSQKTGTAYTFFTPGNMKQASDLISVLREANQAINPKLIQMVEDRGGRSRGGRGGYKDDRRDRYSGGRRDFGSFRDRDNDRGFGSGTKKVFGTKTQNGGYGGSSYDGSSGGGGFGNGYGNSGQSNFGGAAAQPGAFGNQNFQNQQFGGNQGAGQNGMSHPQFPFNPQQQQQPPQQPPQPMVPYPMPPPFPQ; this is encoded by the exons ATATGGCGGTGCACCACGTTTTGGCGGAAGTCGAGGTGGGCCTCCTCAGGGAAAGTTTGGCAATCCCGGGGAAAGACTGCGTAAGAAACACTGGAACATGGACGAGCTCCCAAAATTTGAGAAGAATTTCTACCAGGAGCATCCTGACGTCACACGGAGATCAGCG CAAGAGGTCGAGCAGTACAGGAGGACTAAAGAAGTTACGGTGAAGGGCAGAGACTGCCCAAACCCCATGCTTAAGTTCCATGAAGCTAGTTTTCCAA cttatGTCATCGATGTGATCACCAAGCAGAATTTTACAGATCCCACACCCATCCAGTCACAAGGGTGGCCATTGGCTTTAAGCGGGAAAGACATGGTTGGGATTGCACAGACTGGTTCTGGCAAAACCCTTGCT TATCTGCTGCCTGCAATTGTGCACATTAATCATCAACCTTTCCTGGAGCATGGTGATGGGCCAATC TGTTTGGTGCTTGCCCCCACTCGTGAGTTGGCCCAGCAAGTGCAACAGGTTGCTGCTGAATATGGGAGGGCATCCCGACTGAAGTCTACCTGTATTTATGGAGGTGCCCCTAAGGGACCACAGATCCGTGATCTTGAAAGAG GTGTTGAAATCTGCATCGCCACACCCGGAAGGCTCATTGACTTCCTGGAAGTTGGAAAAACAAATCTACGTAGATGCACGTACCTGGTTCTGGACGAGGCGGACCGAATGCTCGACATGGGTTTTGAGCCCCAAATCCGGAAAATTGTGGACCAAATCCGA CCAGACCGCCAGACACTCATGTGGAGTGCTACTTGGCCCAAAGAAGTACGCCAGCTGGCTGAAGACTTCCTGAAGGACTACGTACAGATCAATGTGGGTGCCCTACAGCTGAGTGCCAACCACAACATCCTGCAGATCGTGGATGTATGCAACGACGGGGAAAAGGATGACAa ACTCCTCCGTCTGCTGGAAGAAATTATGAGCGAGAAGGAAAACAAGACCATCATTTTTGTGGAAACAAAGAGGCGATGCGATGACCTGACCAGGAGAATGAGAAGGGATGG ATGGCCAGCGATGGGCATTCATGGAGACAAGAGTCAACAGGAGAGGGACTGGGTTCTCAACg AATTCAAATACGGAAAGGCTCCCATCCTAATTGCCACAGACGTCGCCTCCAGAGGTTTAG ATGTGGAAGATGTGAAATTTGTCATCAATTATGACTACCCTAACTCCTCTGAGGACTATATCCACCGCATTGGAAGAACTGCCCGCAGTCAAAAAACGGGCACAGCCTACACCTTCTTTACTCCCGGCAACATGAAACAAGCCAGCGACCTCATCTCTGTCCTTCGTGAGGCCAATCAGGCAATCAACCCCAAGCTGATCCAGATGGTGGAAGACAGAGGAG GTCGTTCAAGGGGGGGAAGAGGTGGCTATAAGGACGACCGCCGGGATAGGTATTCTGGTGGGAGGAGGGATTTTGGTAGCTTTAGGGACAGGGATAACGACAGGGGTTTTGGTAGTGGAACAAAGAAGGTTTTTGGCACAAAGACACAGAATGGAGGCTATGGGGGAAGCAGCTATGacggcagcagcggcggcggcggctttgGAAACGGCTACGGTAACAGCGGACAGTCCAACTTCGGTGGCGCTGCGGCTCAACCGGGCGCATTCGGAAATCAGAATTTCCAGAACCAGCAGTTTGGAGGAAACCAGGGTGCTGGTCAGAATGGCATGAGCCATCCGCAGTTCCCATTTaacccacagcagcagcagcagcctccaCAGCAGCCCCCACAGCCCATGGTACCCTACCCCATGCCTCCACCTTTCCCACAGtaa
- the ddx5 gene encoding probable ATP-dependent RNA helicase DDX5 isoform X2 yields MPGFSDRDRGRDRGYGGAPRFGGSRGGPPQGKFGNPGERLRKKHWNMDELPKFEKNFYQEHPDVTRRSAQEVEQYRRTKEVTVKGRDCPNPMLKFHEASFPTYVIDVITKQNFTDPTPIQSQGWPLALSGKDMVGIAQTGSGKTLAYLLPAIVHINHQPFLEHGDGPICLVLAPTRELAQQVQQVAAEYGRASRLKSTCIYGGAPKGPQIRDLERGVEICIATPGRLIDFLEVGKTNLRRCTYLVLDEADRMLDMGFEPQIRKIVDQIRPDRQTLMWSATWPKEVRQLAEDFLKDYVQINVGALQLSANHNILQIVDVCNDGEKDDKLLRLLEEIMSEKENKTIIFVETKRRCDDLTRRMRRDGWPAMGIHGDKSQQERDWVLNEFKYGKAPILIATDVASRGLDVEDVKFVINYDYPNSSEDYIHRIGRTARSQKTGTAYTFFTPGNMKQASDLISVLREANQAINPKLIQMVEDRGGKFNWSFKGGKRWL; encoded by the exons ATATGGCGGTGCACCACGTTTTGGCGGAAGTCGAGGTGGGCCTCCTCAGGGAAAGTTTGGCAATCCCGGGGAAAGACTGCGTAAGAAACACTGGAACATGGACGAGCTCCCAAAATTTGAGAAGAATTTCTACCAGGAGCATCCTGACGTCACACGGAGATCAGCG CAAGAGGTCGAGCAGTACAGGAGGACTAAAGAAGTTACGGTGAAGGGCAGAGACTGCCCAAACCCCATGCTTAAGTTCCATGAAGCTAGTTTTCCAA cttatGTCATCGATGTGATCACCAAGCAGAATTTTACAGATCCCACACCCATCCAGTCACAAGGGTGGCCATTGGCTTTAAGCGGGAAAGACATGGTTGGGATTGCACAGACTGGTTCTGGCAAAACCCTTGCT TATCTGCTGCCTGCAATTGTGCACATTAATCATCAACCTTTCCTGGAGCATGGTGATGGGCCAATC TGTTTGGTGCTTGCCCCCACTCGTGAGTTGGCCCAGCAAGTGCAACAGGTTGCTGCTGAATATGGGAGGGCATCCCGACTGAAGTCTACCTGTATTTATGGAGGTGCCCCTAAGGGACCACAGATCCGTGATCTTGAAAGAG GTGTTGAAATCTGCATCGCCACACCCGGAAGGCTCATTGACTTCCTGGAAGTTGGAAAAACAAATCTACGTAGATGCACGTACCTGGTTCTGGACGAGGCGGACCGAATGCTCGACATGGGTTTTGAGCCCCAAATCCGGAAAATTGTGGACCAAATCCGA CCAGACCGCCAGACACTCATGTGGAGTGCTACTTGGCCCAAAGAAGTACGCCAGCTGGCTGAAGACTTCCTGAAGGACTACGTACAGATCAATGTGGGTGCCCTACAGCTGAGTGCCAACCACAACATCCTGCAGATCGTGGATGTATGCAACGACGGGGAAAAGGATGACAa ACTCCTCCGTCTGCTGGAAGAAATTATGAGCGAGAAGGAAAACAAGACCATCATTTTTGTGGAAACAAAGAGGCGATGCGATGACCTGACCAGGAGAATGAGAAGGGATGG ATGGCCAGCGATGGGCATTCATGGAGACAAGAGTCAACAGGAGAGGGACTGGGTTCTCAACg AATTCAAATACGGAAAGGCTCCCATCCTAATTGCCACAGACGTCGCCTCCAGAGGTTTAG ATGTGGAAGATGTGAAATTTGTCATCAATTATGACTACCCTAACTCCTCTGAGGACTATATCCACCGCATTGGAAGAACTGCCCGCAGTCAAAAAACGGGCACAGCCTACACCTTCTTTACTCCCGGCAACATGAAACAAGCCAGCGACCTCATCTCTGTCCTTCGTGAGGCCAATCAGGCAATCAACCCCAAGCTGATCCAGATGGTGGAAGACAGAGGAGGTAAATTCAATTG GTCGTTCAAGGGGGGGAAGAGGTGGCTATAA